In one window of Streptomyces sp. NBC_01224 DNA:
- a CDS encoding serine/threonine-protein kinase produces MAGEPRRPAAAHSSRGTELPAGRPSGLIGKQIASYVVESEIGRGGMAVVYRAKDLRLDRTVALKLLAPELARNDTFRKRFTHESRVAAAIDHPHIVPVFEAGETEGILYIAMRYVAGQDLRARIDREGPLQIGTAVRIAAQVASALDAAHDHDLVHRDVKPGNILVAAGTDSDHPEHVYLTDFGLTKKSLSLTGFTSVGQFVGTLDYVAPEQISGRPVDGRCDVYSLACVVHETLAGGPPFQREDDMALLWAHQFDPPPPLSGLRPDLPAAVDDVLAKALAKSPDDRYDSCLQFVAALRSAARGGAPENHPPTLVDRRIATRPPEPEPPPRPPRWALPVFPGLRR; encoded by the coding sequence CACCGAGCTGCCTGCTGGAAGGCCTTCCGGTCTGATCGGGAAGCAGATCGCGAGCTATGTCGTGGAGAGCGAGATCGGCCGCGGTGGCATGGCGGTGGTCTACCGGGCCAAGGATCTGCGACTGGACCGCACGGTCGCGCTCAAGCTTCTGGCACCCGAACTCGCGCGCAACGACACATTCCGCAAACGCTTCACCCATGAGTCACGGGTCGCGGCCGCGATCGACCATCCGCATATCGTGCCGGTCTTCGAGGCCGGTGAGACCGAGGGCATTCTCTACATCGCCATGCGCTACGTCGCGGGTCAGGACCTGCGCGCCCGCATAGACCGCGAGGGGCCGCTGCAGATCGGCACGGCGGTCCGGATCGCCGCGCAGGTGGCGTCCGCACTCGACGCCGCCCACGATCACGACCTGGTGCACCGGGACGTCAAGCCCGGCAACATCCTGGTCGCGGCGGGCACGGACAGCGACCACCCCGAGCACGTGTACCTCACCGACTTCGGCCTGACGAAGAAGTCGCTGTCGCTGACCGGATTCACCTCGGTGGGCCAGTTCGTCGGAACGCTCGACTATGTGGCGCCCGAGCAGATCTCCGGCCGTCCGGTGGACGGCCGGTGCGATGTCTACAGCCTGGCGTGTGTCGTCCACGAGACCCTGGCCGGCGGACCGCCGTTCCAACGCGAAGACGACATGGCTCTGCTGTGGGCCCACCAGTTCGACCCGCCGCCGCCCCTGAGCGGGCTGCGCCCCGATCTCCCGGCCGCGGTGGACGACGTACTGGCGAAGGCGCTGGCCAAGAGCCCGGACGACCGGTACGACTCATGTCTGCAGTTCGTGGCCGCCCTGCGTTCGGCCGCCCGGGGCGGTGCGCCGGAGAACCATCCGCCGACCCTGGTCGACCGGCGGATCGCCACACGGCCCCCGGAGCCCGAGCCACCGCCCAGGCCGCCGCGGTGGGCACTGCCGGTGTTCCCCGGGCTCCGGCGGTAG